From Selenomonas sp. AB3002, one genomic window encodes:
- the ftsE gene encoding cell division ATP-binding protein FtsE, giving the protein MIHMRNVRKVYDTGVVALDGVNVDIKKGEFVFVVGASGAGKSTFIKMLFREELPTSGELLVNGHDVVNMDRSEVPYLRRGLGVIFQDYRLLPDKTVFENVAFAMQVIEAPRRTMQRSVNAVLEVVGLRDKYRSFPSQLSGGEQQRVAIARAIVNSPTIVIADEPTGNLDPETSWDIMDIFHRINQAGTTVIMATHDKHIVDTMQRRVIAIEGGHIVRDEARGVYGYEA; this is encoded by the coding sequence ATGATACATATGCGCAATGTGAGGAAGGTCTACGACACCGGCGTGGTGGCCCTGGATGGGGTGAATGTGGACATCAAGAAGGGAGAGTTTGTCTTCGTGGTGGGGGCCAGCGGTGCAGGCAAGTCCACCTTCATCAAGATGCTCTTTCGTGAGGAACTGCCCACCAGCGGCGAACTGCTGGTGAACGGCCATGATGTGGTGAATATGGACAGGAGCGAAGTGCCGTACCTGCGCCGCGGCCTGGGGGTAATCTTCCAGGATTACCGCCTGCTGCCGGACAAGACGGTGTTTGAGAACGTGGCCTTTGCCATGCAGGTCATTGAGGCCCCCCGCCGCACCATGCAGCGGAGCGTCAATGCGGTGCTGGAAGTGGTGGGGCTCCGGGACAAGTACAGGAGTTTTCCCTCTCAGCTGTCAGGCGGCGAGCAGCAGCGGGTGGCCATCGCCCGCGCCATCGTGAATTCGCCCACCATCGTCATTGCCGACGAGCCTACGGGCAATCTTGACCCGGAGACCAGCTGGGATATCATGGATATTTTCCACAGGATCAATCAGGCGGGGACTACCGTGATCATGGCCACCCACGACAAGCATATCGTGGACACCATGCAGCGGCGGGTCATCGCCATCGAGGGAGGACATATTGTGAGGGATGAAGCCCGGGGGGTATACGGTTATGAAGCTTAG
- a CDS encoding YybS family protein has protein sequence MDSHRITPLTEGGLLAALTVVIAIASVYVPLAGPFIALLWPLPLAVLVLRHGMRQGIMAMLVAGVALAMLIEPLIALRLVMAYGPLGLVLGYGYRKGYNGIKLFTLAFLAAILGELVVLGMIFAIFGNNPFAMLMDGLKSSFEASFALYEQAGMPAEEIEAGRAQIATGLQLMSQLGPLLIVVLGLLDAGVAFFFGGRILARLGHEVPQLPPFADWRLPKAFAYLFGFAMVGLYWGGTRQIEWLYQLALNADMLALFAGLIQGLALVSTVMNKFKVTGFWRWLFYLLILLNGLFAQILAFTGLFDMVFDYRRKFRRHNGE, from the coding sequence ATGGATTCGCATAGAATAACTCCCCTGACAGAGGGGGGGCTGCTGGCGGCCTTGACGGTGGTTATTGCCATAGCTTCTGTCTACGTGCCCCTGGCTGGGCCTTTCATCGCCCTGCTCTGGCCCCTGCCTCTGGCAGTGCTGGTGCTCCGGCACGGCATGCGCCAGGGGATTATGGCCATGCTGGTGGCGGGGGTGGCTCTGGCCATGCTCATAGAGCCCCTCATCGCCCTGCGGCTGGTGATGGCCTACGGGCCTTTGGGGCTGGTGCTGGGATACGGCTACAGGAAGGGATACAACGGGATAAAACTCTTCACTCTGGCCTTTCTGGCAGCCATCCTGGGAGAACTGGTGGTTCTGGGGATGATTTTTGCCATCTTTGGCAATAATCCCTTTGCCATGCTCATGGACGGGCTCAAGAGCTCCTTTGAGGCCAGCTTCGCCCTCTACGAACAGGCGGGCATGCCCGCTGAGGAGATAGAGGCAGGGCGGGCCCAGATTGCCACAGGTCTGCAGCTGATGTCCCAGCTGGGACCGCTGCTGATTGTGGTGCTGGGGCTTTTGGATGCCGGGGTGGCGTTTTTCTTCGGGGGGCGCATTCTGGCGCGGTTGGGCCATGAGGTGCCACAGCTGCCGCCTTTTGCGGACTGGCGGCTGCCCAAGGCTTTTGCCTATCTTTTTGGCTTTGCCATGGTGGGGCTGTACTGGGGCGGCACCCGGCAGATTGAATGGCTTTACCAGCTGGCTCTCAATGCTGATATGCTGGCTCTTTTCGCGGGATTGATTCAAGGGCTGGCTCTCGTGTCTACGGTGATGAACAAGTTCAAGGTCACGGGCTTCTGGCGGTGGCTATTTTACCTGCTTATTCTTCTCAATGGCCTCTTTGCCCAGATCCTGGCCTTTACGGGCCTGTTTGACATGGTGTTTGATTACCGCCGCAAGTTTAGGCGTCATAACGGGGAGTAA
- a CDS encoding peptidoglycan DD-metalloendopeptidase family protein has translation MAVQSATALASLEDDKASYDAQAEEKRQQSEELAGRIESLSEEKRILDEEAEAAIAEHEACKAELDATEARLEENEEKLKKTQADYEDKTEKLGKRVRDIYINGQISYMDVLFGAKDFSDLMTRMDLLKRVIKQDYDLVQLVLAEKADIERTKSSLEKDKAVQVQQEEKARAARDEREIKVAKRKALLDRMKNDKAVIDAQYDELMAASKQVEEMLRRSSYVSAAPAAVGGGSGAMLWPMAGPVTSEFGWRVHPITGTQKFHSGVDIGGDYGQPIAAAQGGTVEYAGWISGYGNAVIISHGGGISTLYGHCQSLAVGVGQQVSRGETVAYCGSTGNSTGPHCHFEVRQGGEPISPYSFL, from the coding sequence ATGGCGGTGCAGTCTGCCACGGCGCTGGCTTCTTTGGAAGATGACAAGGCCAGCTATGATGCCCAGGCAGAGGAAAAGCGCCAGCAGAGTGAGGAACTGGCAGGCAGGATAGAATCCCTGTCCGAGGAAAAGCGCATCCTGGATGAGGAGGCAGAGGCTGCCATTGCCGAGCATGAGGCCTGCAAGGCGGAGCTTGATGCTACTGAGGCACGTCTGGAAGAAAATGAGGAAAAGCTCAAGAAGACCCAGGCAGACTATGAAGATAAGACTGAGAAGCTGGGCAAAAGGGTGCGGGATATCTACATCAACGGCCAGATTTCCTATATGGATGTGCTCTTTGGCGCCAAGGACTTCTCCGACCTGATGACCCGCATGGATTTGCTCAAGCGGGTCATCAAGCAGGATTATGACCTGGTGCAGCTGGTGCTGGCAGAAAAGGCAGATATCGAGCGCACCAAGTCCAGCCTGGAAAAGGACAAGGCTGTGCAGGTCCAGCAGGAAGAAAAGGCAAGAGCTGCCCGTGATGAGCGTGAAATCAAGGTAGCCAAGCGCAAGGCTCTCCTGGACCGCATGAAGAATGACAAGGCAGTCATTGATGCTCAGTACGATGAGCTCATGGCGGCTTCCAAGCAGGTGGAGGAGATGCTGCGCCGCTCCAGCTACGTCAGTGCCGCCCCTGCGGCGGTGGGGGGCGGCAGCGGTGCCATGCTCTGGCCCATGGCGGGGCCTGTGACATCGGAGTTTGGCTGGCGTGTCCACCCCATCACCGGCACACAGAAATTCCACAGCGGAGTGGACATCGGCGGCGATTACGGACAGCCCATTGCGGCGGCCCAGGGTGGCACCGTGGAGTATGCCGGCTGGATTTCCGGCTATGGCAATGCGGTGATCATCAGCCACGGGGGCGGCATTTCCACCCTCTATGGCCATTGCCAGTCGTTGGCGGTGGGAGTGGGTCAGCAGGTTTCCCGGGGGGAGACTGTGGCATACTGCGGCTCTACTGGCAACTCTACCGGTCCTCACTGCCATTTTGAGGTGCGTCAGGGGGGCGAGCCCATCAGTCCCTATTCTTTCTTGTAA
- the ftsX gene encoding permease-like cell division protein FtsX yields the protein MKLRTSEYFLQEVFHSLKRNNWMTFASVGTVAVSLFVLGVFLILVLNMNRMAGMLESQVQISVYLEDKLEASDRKKIQSEIENMQGIESVKYVSRDEAKDRLSERLGDQKYLLEALGEKNPLPDAFEVTVIQPELVETAATAIAQVKGVEEAKYGQDVVEHLFDITRLMRIFGLALMVLLAGATLFIISNTIRLTVFARRKEIAIMKYVGATDWFIRWPFVIEGVVMGCFGGFLAALALRSFYAAMAAKIYSTLAFFPLMPQYPFMNYVTVGIILAGMAIGAGGSAISLKRFLKV from the coding sequence ATGAAGCTTAGGACCAGCGAATATTTCTTGCAGGAAGTCTTCCATTCGCTGAAGCGGAATAACTGGATGACCTTTGCCTCCGTGGGTACCGTGGCGGTGTCCCTCTTCGTGTTGGGCGTGTTCCTGATCCTGGTGCTGAACATGAACCGCATGGCCGGCATGCTGGAGTCCCAGGTGCAGATCAGCGTCTATCTGGAGGACAAGCTGGAAGCCAGCGACAGAAAGAAGATACAGAGTGAAATAGAGAATATGCAGGGCATCGAGTCTGTGAAGTATGTTTCCCGGGACGAGGCCAAAGATCGCCTGTCCGAGCGGCTGGGTGACCAGAAATACCTGCTCGAGGCCCTGGGGGAGAAGAATCCCCTGCCTGATGCCTTTGAGGTGACTGTAATCCAGCCGGAACTGGTGGAGACTGCCGCCACGGCCATAGCTCAGGTCAAGGGGGTAGAGGAAGCCAAGTATGGTCAGGATGTGGTGGAACACCTCTTTGATATCACCCGGCTCATGCGCATTTTCGGCCTGGCTTTGATGGTGCTGCTGGCGGGTGCGACTTTGTTCATTATCTCCAATACCATCCGTCTGACGGTCTTTGCAAGGCGCAAGGAAATCGCCATCATGAAATATGTGGGTGCCACGGACTGGTTTATCCGCTGGCCTTTCGTCATTGAGGGCGTGGTCATGGGATGCTTCGGCGGGTTCCTGGCGGCGCTGGCTCTCAGGAGCTTCTATGCGGCCATGGCAGCCAAGATTTACAGCACACTGGCCTTCTTCCCGTTGATGCCCCAGTATCCTTTCATGAACTATGTCACGGTGGGCATCATCCTGGCGGGCATGGCCATCGGTGCCGGCGGCTCTGCCATTTCCTTGAAGCGTTTCCTGAAGGTGTGA
- a CDS encoding S41 family peptidase, giving the protein MNKKRLAAVIAVTAVISSLLTMAVWMAVLGLDKHKALDLVRFFGTMRFIETRYVDETDESKLLDGAISGMVQSLGDPHSIYMDKNMYTQLMQHTEGSFGGIGVTMGFKDSKVTIVSVLEGTPGEEAGLLAGDEIMAVDGTPVTELQPEEVVLGIRGEVGTKVALTVHREGQEDADYQLTRATIHVPSVKGLMVEGTDLGYIRIASFAENTGKEFKEELKKLKDEGTRGLIIDLRQNPGGLITSCVEVAREVVPKGNIVSVVEKSGAREEYDSDLEEPYMPVVVLMDGGSASASEILAGALQDTGAGKVVGVQSYGKGSVQIVVPLMNDDGIKLTVAKYYTPSGRSIDGTGITPDVEAVLSTEGGVDSQLEKAKEVLKQELGEAL; this is encoded by the coding sequence ATGAATAAAAAGCGGTTGGCAGCAGTTATAGCCGTCACGGCTGTGATCTCTTCCTTGCTGACCATGGCGGTCTGGATGGCCGTGCTGGGGCTGGACAAACACAAGGCTCTTGACCTGGTGCGGTTCTTTGGCACCATGCGGTTCATCGAGACCCGCTATGTGGATGAGACAGACGAGAGCAAGCTTTTGGATGGTGCCATCTCCGGCATGGTGCAGTCTTTGGGTGACCCACACTCCATCTACATGGACAAGAATATGTACACCCAGCTCATGCAGCATACGGAGGGTTCCTTCGGGGGCATTGGTGTCACCATGGGGTTCAAGGACAGCAAGGTGACCATCGTTTCCGTATTGGAGGGAACTCCCGGTGAGGAGGCAGGCCTGCTGGCGGGTGATGAGATCATGGCGGTGGATGGCACCCCTGTCACGGAACTCCAGCCTGAGGAAGTGGTGCTGGGTATCCGCGGCGAGGTGGGCACCAAGGTGGCCCTGACTGTGCATCGGGAGGGCCAGGAGGATGCAGATTACCAGCTGACCCGCGCTACCATTCACGTGCCCTCTGTGAAGGGCCTGATGGTGGAAGGCACAGATCTGGGCTATATCCGCATTGCCTCCTTTGCGGAGAATACGGGCAAGGAATTCAAGGAGGAGCTGAAAAAGCTCAAGGATGAGGGCACCAGGGGGCTTATCATTGACCTCAGGCAGAACCCCGGCGGCCTTATCACCAGTTGCGTGGAAGTGGCCCGGGAAGTGGTGCCCAAGGGCAATATTGTGTCCGTAGTGGAAAAGAGCGGTGCCAGGGAGGAGTATGATTCCGACCTGGAGGAGCCGTATATGCCCGTGGTGGTGCTCATGGACGGCGGCAGCGCCAGCGCCTCGGAAATCCTGGCTGGTGCCCTGCAGGACACCGGGGCGGGCAAGGTGGTAGGCGTCCAGTCCTACGGCAAGGGCTCAGTGCAGATCGTGGTTCCCCTTATGAATGATGACGGCATCAAGCTCACGGTAGCCAAGTACTATACACCTTCCGGACGCAGCATTGACGGCACAGGCATCACGCCGGATGTGGAGGCGGTGCTTTCCACTGAAGGCGGCGTGGACAGCCAGCTGGAGAAGGCCAAGGAAGTGCTCAAACAGGAGCTGGGAGAGGCTCTCTGA
- a CDS encoding DHH family phosphoesterase — protein sequence MPRNLSAWMDLTVHLVVMLALVSVLYFYNEYLAAGAAVLWLCLASFARERCADRSRRFEIYFKNVLRNLGAMLNYAVEGLPQAIIILNEEGRVQWTNSRVQELTGSPVEQDTDMADIWPGLIVGPVWGTEGEYVFMHEDRYFQVFHEPIKSLTGEQPLMAFYVQDVSGFEHLRNEYMRSRTVLCFIQIDNYDEVVQRQTEAERTALLLAVNQQLDNWTKAHGGFMRRVAEDRYIVLLEREGLDMAMGEKFEVLDKVRQLTNTNRLPVTLSMGIAVADSQSMGELGAQSQAGLDLALGRGGDQVAVNIGGKTQFFGGRAKAVEKHTRVKARVVAHALREIMEGAEEIYVMGHHNEDFDCFGAAMGVAKMARQLEKKVHIVLSDMNDGIDKFADLLHGKEEYENLFVRAEDLGGVVSLNPLVIVVDTHIPHLAACPELLEKTNQVVVIDHHRRSEHFIKNPLLVYIEPASSSTSELVTELLMYFEDNLMLSRLDATALYSGIVVDTKNFAVQTGVRTFDAAAYLRRSGADPVMVRHLFRTDYETTVALAEVKARSKLYPGGFIVSSNPKLCQNGQVIAAQAADSFLRVEGVRMSIVVFQLDENTVGLSARSTGELNVQVIMEFFGGGGHQNVAGAQVKNSSLDEILERVVDVSQDYIKEYDSNESNTESGRKEAGQKG from the coding sequence ATGCCGCGCAATCTGTCGGCCTGGATGGACCTGACGGTGCATCTGGTAGTGATGCTGGCGCTGGTTTCAGTGCTTTACTTTTACAATGAATATCTGGCTGCCGGAGCGGCAGTGCTGTGGCTGTGCCTGGCTTCCTTTGCCAGGGAGCGCTGTGCTGACCGTTCCCGCCGCTTTGAGATTTACTTCAAGAATGTGCTCCGCAACTTGGGAGCGATGCTGAATTATGCGGTGGAGGGACTGCCGCAGGCCATCATCATTCTCAATGAAGAAGGCCGGGTCCAGTGGACCAATTCCCGGGTGCAGGAGCTGACAGGTTCCCCTGTGGAGCAGGACACGGACATGGCCGATATCTGGCCGGGCCTCATTGTGGGGCCTGTCTGGGGCACCGAGGGCGAGTATGTCTTCATGCATGAGGATAGGTACTTCCAGGTGTTCCATGAGCCCATCAAGTCCCTGACGGGGGAGCAGCCCTTGATGGCTTTCTACGTGCAGGATGTGTCGGGCTTTGAGCATCTGCGCAATGAGTACATGCGCAGCCGTACGGTGCTGTGCTTTATCCAGATCGATAACTATGATGAGGTTGTGCAGCGGCAGACGGAAGCGGAGCGCACGGCGCTGCTGCTGGCGGTGAACCAGCAGCTGGACAACTGGACCAAGGCTCACGGGGGCTTCATGCGCCGTGTGGCGGAGGATCGCTACATAGTGCTTCTGGAGCGCGAGGGCCTGGACATGGCCATGGGAGAAAAGTTCGAGGTGCTGGACAAGGTGCGCCAGCTCACCAATACCAACCGCCTGCCGGTGACTCTGTCCATGGGCATTGCCGTGGCTGACAGCCAGAGCATGGGTGAGCTGGGGGCCCAGTCCCAGGCCGGACTTGACCTGGCGCTGGGCCGCGGCGGCGACCAGGTGGCCGTGAATATCGGCGGCAAGACCCAGTTCTTCGGCGGCCGGGCCAAGGCGGTGGAGAAGCATACCAGGGTCAAGGCCCGGGTGGTGGCTCACGCCCTCAGGGAAATCATGGAGGGAGCCGAGGAAATCTACGTCATGGGTCACCATAACGAGGATTTTGACTGCTTCGGCGCTGCTATGGGCGTGGCCAAGATGGCGCGTCAGCTGGAGAAAAAAGTGCATATCGTGCTGTCTGATATGAATGACGGCATAGATAAGTTCGCTGACCTCCTGCATGGCAAGGAGGAGTACGAGAATCTCTTTGTGCGGGCAGAGGATCTGGGCGGCGTCGTGTCCCTGAATCCCCTGGTGATTGTGGTGGACACCCATATTCCCCATCTGGCGGCTTGTCCGGAACTGCTGGAAAAGACCAACCAGGTGGTGGTCATAGACCATCACCGCCGCAGCGAGCACTTTATCAAGAACCCTCTGCTGGTCTATATCGAGCCAGCTTCCAGCTCCACTTCCGAGCTGGTGACGGAGCTATTGATGTACTTTGAGGACAATCTGATGCTCTCAAGGCTGGATGCCACGGCCCTTTATTCCGGCATTGTGGTGGACACCAAGAATTTTGCCGTGCAGACAGGTGTGCGCACCTTTGATGCGGCGGCCTACCTGCGCCGCAGCGGGGCTGATCCTGTCATGGTGCGGCACCTCTTCCGCACGGACTACGAGACTACCGTGGCCCTGGCGGAGGTCAAGGCCCGCTCCAAGCTCTATCCTGGGGGCTTTATCGTCAGCTCCAACCCCAAGCTCTGCCAGAACGGGCAGGTCATCGCCGCCCAGGCGGCAGATTCCTTCCTGCGGGTGGAAGGGGTGCGCATGAGCATCGTGGTGTTCCAGCTGGACGAGAACACCGTGGGTCTTTCTGCCCGCTCCACGGGAGAGCTTAATGTACAGGTCATCATGGAGTTCTTCGGCGGCGGCGGCCACCAGAATGTGGCCGGAGCCCAGGTGAAGAATTCCAGCCTGGATGAAATCCTGGAGCGAGTAGTGGATGTAAGTCAAGATTACATAAAGGAGTATGATTCCAATGAAAGTAATACTGAGTCAGGACGTAAAGAAGCTGGGCAAAAAGGGTGA